A window of Panicum virgatum strain AP13 chromosome 8K, P.virgatum_v5, whole genome shotgun sequence contains these coding sequences:
- the LOC120644550 gene encoding AAA-ATPase At3g28580-like, whose protein sequence is MALSVEKWVGFGSAMAGFGLLWSRMPEHVHDEARYIISSLVPMVMSYFNPYEQITISEYGEERFRRNKFFDAVSTYLRSECLDHASKLKAELGNNSKYDPLISLDENQEVVDNFGGARMWWRLYPKSAKNKGGTVISLFPGDSDEPRCYRLVFHKRHRKLVVDSYLPSVVRKWHELIATNRQRLLFTNHSQDGKSHWISVPYNPPAKFDMLAMDHSKKVEIMEDLTAFREAKEYHSKVGKAWKRGYLLHGPPGTGKSTMIGAMANFLEYDVYDLDLTSIKDNAELRKLFLDTTDRSIIVIEDIDAIEVELTTKRKSKEAAEEKDDNHLVTIELSDKNKDKGKVTLSGLLSFVDGLWSACGTERIFVFTTNHVDRLDPALIRRGRMDRHIEMSYCRFEAFKMLAKSYLDITEHSLFGEIGQLLDEIDTTPADVADSLMPRGKRNSEIDRLLDEMNGAPADVAGNLMLRVKRRREADGCLARLVETLKKAKMKSAAPAMDSMEEAKED, encoded by the coding sequence ATGGCGTTATCTGTGGAGAAGTGGGTAGGGTTCGGGTCGGCCATGGCTGGCTTCGGCTTGCTTTGGTCGAGGATGCCGGAGCACGTCCATGATGAGGCTAGGTACATCATCAGTAGCTTGGTTCCCATGGTGATGTCCTACTTCAACCCCTATGAGCAGATCACCATCTCCGAGTACGGTGAAGAGAGGTTCCGTCGGAACAAATTTTTCGACGCCGTCTCCACCTACCTGAGAAGTGAGTGCTTGGATCATGCAAGCAAGCTCAAGGCCGAGCTCGGCAACAACAGCAAGTACGACCCGCTTATCAGTCTGGACGAGAACCAGGAGGTCGTCGACAACTTCGGCGGAGCCCGCATGTGGTGGAGGCTGTACCCCAAATCCGCCAAGAACAAGGGGGGCACCGTCATCAGCCTCTTCCCTGGGGACTCCGACGAGCCTCGGTGCTACAGGCTGGTGTTTCACAAGCGCCACCGCAAACTTGTGGTCGACTCCTACCTGCCCAGCGTCGTCCGGAAGTGGCACGAGCTAATCGCCACGAACCGGCAGAGGCTACTGTTCACCAACCACTCCCAAGATGGGAAGAGCCATTGGATCAGTGTCCCGTACAATCCCCCGGCGAAGTTCGACATGCTCGCCATGGACCACAGCAAGAAGGTCGAGATCATGGAGGATCTCACGGCATTCCGTGAGGCGAAGGAGTACCACTCCAAGGTCGGCAAGGCATGGAAGCGGGGATACCTCCTGCATGGGCCGCCGGGCACAGGCAAGTCCACCATGATCGGGGCTATGGCCAACTTCCTCGAGTATGATGTCTACGACCTCGACCTAACATCCATCAAGGACAACGCCGAGCTGCGGAAGCTCTTCCTTGATACGACGGACAGATCCATCATCGTTATCGAGGACATCGACGCGATCGAGGTCGAACTCACCACCAAGCGCAAGAGCAAGGAGGCAGCCGAAGAGAAAGACGACAACCACCTGGTGACGATAGAGCTGTCCGACAAGAATAAAGACAAAGGCAAAGTGACGCTGTCGGGGCTGCTCAGCTTCGTCGACGGGCTGTGGTCGGCCTGTGGCACGGAGCGGATCTTCGTGTTCACCACGAACCACGTTGACCGGCTCGACCCGGCGCTGATCCGGCGGGGTAGGATGGACAGGCACATTGAGATGTCCTACTGCCGGTTCGAGGCCTTCAAGATGCTCGCTAAGAGCTATTTAGACATCACTGAGCATTCACTATTCGGTGAAATCGGGCAACTGCTCGATGAGATCGACACAACTCCGGCAGACGTGGCTGATAGCCTCATGCCGCGGGGCAAGAGGAACAGTGAAATCGATCGATTGCTCGATGAGATGAATGGGGCACCGGCAGACGTGGCCGGTAACCTCATGCTGCGGGTCAAGAGGAGGAGAGAAGCAGATGGCTGCTTGGCACGTTTAGTGGAAACACTGAAGAAGGCCAAGATGAAATCTGCAGCACCTGCTATGGATTCAATGGAAGAGGCGAAAGAGGACTAA